A single window of Intrasporangium calvum DSM 43043 DNA harbors:
- the rpsL gene encoding 30S ribosomal protein S12, whose translation MPTINQLVRKGREDKATKAKTPALKGSPQRRGVCTRVYTTTPKKPNSALRKVARVRLSSGIEVTAYIPGVGHNLQEHSIVLVRGGRVKDLPGVRYKIVRGTLDTQGVKGRKQARSRYGAKKEKG comes from the coding sequence TTGCCTACCATCAACCAGCTGGTCCGCAAGGGCCGCGAGGACAAGGCCACGAAGGCCAAGACCCCGGCGCTCAAGGGCTCGCCCCAGCGCCGCGGTGTGTGCACCCGCGTGTACACCACCACCCCCAAGAAGCCGAACTCGGCGCTCCGCAAGGTCGCCCGGGTGCGACTCAGCAGCGGCATCGAGGTCACGGCCTACATCCCGGGCGTCGGCCACAACCTCCAGGAGCACTCGATCGTGCTCGTCCGCGGCGGTCGTGTGAAGGACCTCCCCGGTGTTCGCTACAAGATCGTCCGCGGCACCCTCGACACCCAGGGTGTCAAGGGCCGCAAGCAGGCTCGCAGCCGCTACGGTGCGAAGAAGGAGAAGGGCTGA
- a CDS encoding nitrilase-related carbon-nitrogen hydrolase: protein MKLIQADGVPESPARVDQPRTQPVRVGLVQHEWVEDPAALVETLRDGIRTAAQAGARIVFLPELTLSRYPADARPTGTPSDLAEDLESGPTVALARDAARDFGVHVHASLYERADQGDGLGFNTAVLVAPTGEIVARTRKTHIPVTAGYYEDQYFRPGPAEHAYPVVELGEPAVRLGLPTCWDEWFPEVARLYSLGGAEVLCYPTAIGSEPDHPDFDTQPLWQQVIVGNGIANGLFMVVPNRFGTEGLITFYGSSFISDPYGRVLAQAPRDEAAVLVADLDLAQRQDWLDLFPFLATRRPDSYRALVEPIRAEHRRDEHRRDVG from the coding sequence GTGAAACTCATCCAGGCCGACGGCGTCCCTGAGTCCCCCGCACGAGTCGACCAGCCCAGGACCCAGCCCGTGCGGGTCGGGCTCGTCCAGCACGAGTGGGTCGAGGACCCTGCCGCTCTCGTGGAGACCCTGCGGGACGGGATCCGCACCGCGGCGCAGGCCGGCGCGAGGATCGTCTTCCTCCCCGAGCTCACGCTCTCGCGCTACCCGGCGGACGCCCGTCCCACCGGGACGCCGAGCGACCTCGCCGAGGACCTCGAGAGCGGCCCGACGGTGGCGCTCGCCCGGGACGCGGCGCGGGACTTCGGCGTCCACGTCCACGCGTCGCTCTACGAGCGCGCCGACCAGGGGGACGGGCTCGGCTTCAACACGGCCGTCCTCGTCGCCCCGACCGGCGAGATCGTCGCCCGGACCCGCAAGACCCACATCCCCGTCACGGCCGGTTACTACGAGGACCAGTACTTCCGTCCCGGCCCCGCCGAGCACGCCTACCCCGTCGTCGAGCTCGGGGAACCCGCGGTGCGGCTCGGCCTGCCGACCTGCTGGGACGAGTGGTTCCCGGAGGTCGCGCGGCTCTACTCGCTCGGCGGCGCCGAGGTGCTCTGCTACCCGACGGCGATCGGCTCCGAGCCGGACCACCCCGACTTCGACACCCAGCCCCTGTGGCAGCAGGTCATCGTCGGCAACGGGATCGCCAACGGCCTCTTCATGGTCGTCCCGAACCGCTTCGGGACCGAGGGGCTCATCACCTTCTACGGGTCCTCCTTCATCTCCGACCCCTACGGCCGGGTCCTCGCCCAGGCGCCCCGCGACGAGGCGGCCGTGCTCGTGGCCGACCTCGACCTGGCCCAGCGACAGGACTGGCTCGACCTCTTCCCGTTCCTCGCGACCCGGCGACCCGACTCGTACCGCGCGCTGGTCGAGCCGATCCGTGCCGAGCACCGCCGTGACGAGCACCGTCGTGATGTCGGCTGA
- the rpsG gene encoding 30S ribosomal protein S7: MPRKGPAPKRPLVVDPVYQSPLVTQLVNKILLDGKKSIAEMIVYGALEGVRGKTGTDPVATLKRALDNVKPAMEVKSRRVGGATYQVPIEVKPGRSTTLALRWLVGYARQRREKTMTERLMNEILDASNGLGAAVKRREDTHKMAESNKAFAHYRW; encoded by the coding sequence ATGCCTCGTAAGGGACCCGCTCCGAAGCGTCCGCTCGTCGTCGACCCGGTCTACCAGAGCCCGCTCGTCACGCAGCTCGTCAACAAGATCCTCCTCGACGGCAAGAAGTCGATCGCCGAGATGATCGTCTACGGCGCCCTCGAGGGCGTTCGCGGCAAGACCGGCACCGACCCCGTCGCCACGCTCAAGCGGGCGCTCGACAACGTCAAGCCGGCCATGGAGGTCAAGTCCCGCCGCGTCGGTGGTGCGACCTACCAGGTGCCGATCGAGGTCAAGCCGGGCCGCTCCACGACGCTCGCGCTGCGCTGGCTCGTCGGCTACGCGCGGCAGCGTCGCGAGAAGACGATGACCGAGCGCCTGATGAACGAGATCCTCGACGCCTCGAACGGCCTCGGCGCCGCTGTGAAGCGCCGCGAGGACACGCACAAGATGGCCGAGTCGAACAAGGCCTTCGCGCACTACCGCTGGTGA
- a CDS encoding DNA-directed RNA polymerase subunit beta' — MLDVNFFDELRIGLATAESIRGWSHGEVKKPETINYRTLKPEKEGLFCERIFGPTRDWECNCGKYKRVRFKGIICERCGVEVTRAKVRRERMGHIELAAPVTHIWYFKGVPSRLGYLLDLAPKDLEKVIYFAAYMITSVDDEQRHQDLPSLEAQIQVEKKEIENRRDADVESRAQKLEQDIAALEAEGAKADVKRKVRDSAEREMNAIRRRADQQVERLEQVWDRFKNLKVQDLEGDEILYREMRDRFGLYFEGGMGAAAIQKRLQSFDLDAEADSLQEIIATGKGQKKTRAIKRLKVVNAFQMTTNHPTGMVLDAIPVIPPDLRPMVQLDGGRFATSDLNDLYRRVINRNNRLKRLLDLGAPEIIVNNEKRMLQEAVDSLFDNGRRGRPVTGPGNRPLKSLSDMLKGKQGRFRQNLLGKRVDYSGRSVIVVGPQLKLHQCGLPKQMALELFKPFVMKRLVDLDHAQNIKSAKRMVERARPVVWDVLEEVITEHPVLLNRAPTLHRLGIQAFEPQLVEGKAIQIHPLVCSAFNADFDGDQMAVHVPLSAEAQAEARILMLSSNNILKPADGRPVTMPTQDMITGIFHLTDLVDGGGLGAGRAFSSPAEARMAFDRGEIQLGSAVKLRLTDVVPPAGFELPEGVEPDASGIVPSLTLETSLGRALFNDTLPVDYPFINKAVDRKALSAIVNDLAERYSKVQVAASLDALKEAGFHWATRSGSTVSIIDVTTPGNKTEILEGYETKAAKVQTQYERGLITDDERRQELVEIWTQASNQVAKEMETNFPRTNPIYRMVSSGAGGNWFQIRQIAGMRGLMANPKGEIIPRPIKANFREGLTVLEFFISTHGARKGLADTALRTADSGYLTRRLVDVSQDVIIREDDCGTDRGLTLPIAQVNETTGTRSLSEVVEASIYARTLAEDVTDADGTVLAEAGIDLGDVVIGALYEAGVDQLKVRSVLTCDSKVGTCAKCYGRSLATGKLVDIGEAVGIIAAQSIGEPGTQLTMRTFHTGGAAAADDITQGLPRVVELFEARTPKGVAPIAEATGRIEIEDTDKARRILLTPDDGSEQHAYPVSKRSRLLVQDGDHVTVGNKLVQGAIDPKQVLRILGPRAAQKHLVDEVQMVYRQQGVSIHDKHIEVIVRQMLRRVTIIEAGDADLLPGELAERGRFEDENRRVMAEGGRPAAGRPELMGITKASLATESWLSAASFQETTRVLTQAAMEAKSDPLLGLKENVILGKLIPAGTGLPRYRNIKVEPTEEAKAAMYSLPSYDAYDYAQFGTGTGEAIRLDDEALGLDKL; from the coding sequence GTGCTCGACGTCAACTTCTTCGACGAGCTGCGCATTGGCCTTGCCACCGCGGAGTCCATCCGCGGATGGAGCCACGGCGAGGTCAAGAAGCCCGAGACCATCAACTACCGCACCCTGAAGCCGGAGAAGGAGGGCCTGTTCTGCGAGCGCATCTTCGGCCCCACCCGGGACTGGGAGTGCAACTGCGGCAAGTACAAGCGCGTCCGCTTCAAGGGCATCATCTGTGAGCGCTGTGGCGTCGAGGTCACGCGCGCCAAGGTGCGCCGTGAGCGGATGGGCCACATCGAGCTCGCCGCCCCCGTCACCCACATCTGGTACTTCAAGGGCGTCCCGTCACGCCTCGGGTACCTGCTCGACCTCGCCCCGAAGGACCTCGAGAAGGTCATCTACTTCGCGGCCTACATGATCACGTCGGTCGACGACGAGCAGCGCCACCAGGACCTGCCCTCGCTCGAGGCGCAGATCCAGGTCGAGAAGAAGGAGATCGAGAACCGCCGCGACGCGGACGTCGAGTCCCGCGCCCAGAAGCTCGAGCAGGACATCGCCGCGCTCGAGGCCGAGGGCGCCAAGGCCGACGTCAAGCGCAAGGTCCGCGACTCCGCCGAGCGTGAGATGAACGCGATCCGTCGTCGCGCGGACCAGCAGGTCGAGCGCCTCGAGCAGGTCTGGGACCGGTTCAAGAACCTCAAGGTCCAGGACCTCGAGGGCGACGAGATCCTCTACCGCGAGATGCGGGACCGGTTCGGTCTCTACTTCGAGGGTGGGATGGGCGCGGCCGCGATCCAGAAGCGGCTCCAGTCCTTCGACCTCGACGCCGAGGCGGACTCCCTCCAGGAGATCATCGCCACCGGCAAGGGGCAGAAGAAGACTCGGGCGATCAAGCGGCTCAAGGTCGTCAACGCCTTCCAGATGACGACGAACCACCCGACCGGCATGGTCCTCGACGCGATCCCGGTCATCCCGCCGGACCTGCGCCCGATGGTCCAGCTCGACGGCGGCCGTTTCGCGACGTCGGACCTCAACGACCTCTACCGTCGCGTCATCAACCGCAACAACCGCCTCAAGCGACTGCTCGACCTCGGCGCGCCCGAGATCATCGTCAACAACGAGAAGCGGATGCTCCAGGAGGCCGTCGACAGCCTCTTCGACAACGGCCGTCGTGGTCGCCCGGTCACGGGCCCCGGCAACCGGCCGCTCAAGTCGCTGTCCGACATGCTCAAGGGCAAGCAGGGCCGGTTCCGCCAGAACCTCCTCGGCAAGCGCGTCGACTACTCCGGCCGTTCGGTCATCGTCGTCGGCCCGCAGCTGAAGCTGCACCAGTGCGGCCTGCCGAAGCAGATGGCGCTCGAGCTGTTCAAGCCGTTCGTGATGAAGCGGCTGGTCGACCTCGACCACGCGCAGAACATCAAGTCGGCCAAGCGCATGGTCGAGCGGGCCCGTCCGGTCGTGTGGGACGTCCTCGAAGAGGTCATCACCGAGCACCCGGTGCTGCTCAACCGGGCACCCACGCTCCACCGTCTCGGCATCCAGGCCTTCGAGCCGCAGCTCGTCGAGGGCAAGGCGATCCAGATCCACCCGCTCGTCTGCTCGGCCTTCAACGCCGACTTCGACGGTGACCAGATGGCGGTGCACGTGCCGCTGTCGGCCGAGGCCCAGGCCGAGGCTCGGATCCTCATGCTCTCGAGCAACAACATCCTCAAGCCGGCTGACGGTCGCCCCGTGACCATGCCGACCCAGGACATGATCACCGGCATCTTCCACCTGACCGACCTGGTCGACGGTGGGGGTCTGGGCGCCGGCCGTGCCTTCTCGTCTCCCGCCGAGGCCCGGATGGCCTTCGACCGGGGCGAGATCCAGCTCGGCTCGGCGGTCAAGCTGCGCCTGACCGATGTCGTGCCGCCGGCCGGCTTCGAGCTGCCCGAGGGGGTCGAGCCAGACGCGTCCGGCATCGTCCCGTCGCTGACGCTCGAGACCAGCCTGGGCCGGGCCCTGTTCAACGACACGCTCCCGGTGGATTACCCGTTCATCAACAAGGCGGTCGACCGGAAGGCCCTGTCGGCCATCGTCAACGACCTGGCCGAGCGGTACTCGAAGGTCCAGGTCGCCGCGTCGCTCGACGCCCTGAAGGAGGCCGGTTTCCACTGGGCCACCCGCTCGGGCAGCACCGTCTCGATCATCGACGTCACGACGCCGGGCAACAAGACGGAGATCCTCGAGGGCTACGAGACCAAGGCCGCCAAGGTCCAGACGCAGTACGAGCGTGGTCTGATCACCGACGACGAGCGTCGTCAGGAGCTCGTCGAGATCTGGACGCAGGCGTCCAACCAGGTCGCCAAGGAGATGGAGACCAACTTCCCGCGCACGAACCCCATCTACCGGATGGTGTCCTCGGGTGCTGGTGGTAACTGGTTCCAGATCCGCCAGATCGCCGGGATGCGTGGCCTGATGGCCAACCCGAAGGGTGAGATCATCCCGCGCCCGATCAAGGCGAACTTCCGTGAGGGCCTGACGGTGCTCGAGTTCTTCATCTCGACCCACGGTGCCCGCAAGGGTCTGGCCGACACCGCGCTTCGCACCGCGGACTCGGGCTACCTCACGCGTCGTCTCGTCGACGTGTCGCAGGACGTCATCATCCGTGAGGACGACTGTGGCACCGACCGTGGCCTGACGCTGCCGATCGCCCAGGTCAACGAGACCACGGGCACGCGCAGCCTCTCGGAGGTCGTCGAGGCGTCCATCTACGCCCGGACCCTCGCTGAGGACGTCACGGACGCGGACGGCACCGTGCTGGCCGAGGCCGGCATCGACCTCGGCGACGTCGTCATCGGGGCGCTCTACGAGGCCGGGGTCGACCAGCTCAAGGTCCGCTCGGTCCTGACGTGCGACTCCAAGGTGGGCACCTGCGCCAAGTGCTACGGGCGGTCGCTCGCCACGGGCAAGCTCGTCGACATCGGCGAGGCGGTCGGCATCATCGCCGCCCAGTCGATCGGTGAGCCGGGCACGCAGCTGACGATGCGGACCTTCCACACCGGTGGTGCGGCTGCGGCCGACGACATCACCCAGGGTCTGCCGCGTGTGGTCGAGCTCTTCGAGGCGCGCACGCCCAAGGGTGTCGCCCCGATCGCCGAGGCCACCGGCCGCATCGAGATCGAGGACACCGACAAGGCGCGGCGCATCCTGCTCACGCCGGACGACGGCTCCGAGCAGCACGCCTACCCGGTCAGCAAGCGCTCCCGCCTGCTCGTCCAGGACGGTGACCACGTCACGGTGGGCAACAAGCTCGTGCAGGGCGCCATCGACCCCAAGCAGGTGCTTCGCATCCTCGGCCCCCGGGCCGCCCAGAAGCACCTCGTGGACGAGGTCCAGATGGTGTACCGCCAGCAGGGTGTGTCGATCCACGACAAGCACATCGAGGTCATCGTCCGGCAGATGCTCCGGCGCGTGACGATCATCGAGGCGGGCGACGCCGACCTCCTCCCGGGCGAGCTCGCCGAGCGTGGCCGTTTCGAGGACGAGAACCGCAGGGTGATGGCCGAGGGTGGCCGTCCGGCCGCCGGTCGACCGGAGCTCATGGGCATCACCAAGGCGTCCCTCGCCACCGAGTCGTGGCTGTCGGCCGCGTCCTTCCAGGAGACCACGCGTGTCCTCACGCAGGCCGCCATGGAGGCGAAGTCCGACCCGCTGCTCGGCCTCAAGGAGAACGTCATCCTCGGAAAGCTCATCCCCGCGGGGACGGGCCTGCCGCGCTACCGCAACATCAAGGTGGAGCCGACCGAGGAGGCGAAGGCCGCGATGTACTCGCTGCCGAGCTACGACGCGTACGACTACGCGCAGTTCGGCACGGGCACCGGCGAGGCGATCCGTCTCGACGACGAGGCGCTGGGGCTCGACAAGCTCTGA
- a CDS encoding agmatine deiminase family protein translates to MSAEAGPVTTWRMPSETAPHECTWMAWPSQGYTLGETPEEVTRARLTWAAVANAVIGFEPVRMVVVPEDVEIARRHLHADVELIPTQLDDAWMRDIGPTFVLGADGRLGAVDWVFNGWGAQPWASWEHDARVGAFVAGQTPAELIPSSLVNEGGGLHVDGLGTVLLTETVQLDPGRNPGLTRTDVEAELARTIGATHAIWLPRGLTRDYDELGTRGHVDIVATIPSPGVLLLHVQEDPAHPDHGVSKELRELLSDVRDARGERFEVVGVPAPRTLADGSGPVDWSYLNHLVVNDGVIACTFADEQDERALGILADAYPGRRVVGVDARPLFDRGGGVHCITQQQPAV, encoded by the coding sequence ATGTCGGCTGAGGCTGGCCCGGTGACGACGTGGCGGATGCCCTCCGAGACCGCGCCGCACGAGTGCACGTGGATGGCGTGGCCGAGCCAGGGCTACACCCTCGGGGAGACTCCTGAGGAGGTCACGAGGGCCCGGCTGACCTGGGCCGCGGTCGCCAATGCCGTCATCGGGTTCGAGCCGGTGCGGATGGTGGTCGTGCCGGAGGACGTCGAGATCGCGCGGCGCCACCTCCACGCCGACGTGGAGCTCATCCCGACCCAGCTCGACGACGCATGGATGCGCGACATCGGGCCGACCTTCGTCCTCGGTGCCGACGGACGGCTCGGTGCCGTGGACTGGGTCTTCAACGGGTGGGGTGCCCAGCCGTGGGCGTCCTGGGAGCACGACGCCCGGGTCGGCGCGTTCGTGGCGGGGCAGACCCCGGCGGAGCTGATCCCGTCGTCCCTGGTCAACGAGGGGGGTGGCCTCCACGTCGACGGGCTGGGAACCGTGCTGCTCACCGAGACGGTCCAGCTCGACCCCGGTCGCAACCCGGGACTGACGAGGACCGACGTCGAGGCGGAGCTCGCCCGGACCATCGGCGCCACGCACGCGATCTGGCTCCCGCGCGGCCTGACGCGGGACTACGACGAGCTCGGGACCCGCGGCCACGTCGACATCGTGGCGACCATCCCGTCGCCCGGCGTGCTGCTGCTGCATGTCCAGGAGGACCCGGCTCACCCGGACCATGGCGTGTCGAAGGAGCTGCGCGAGCTGCTCTCCGACGTCCGGGACGCCCGGGGCGAGCGGTTCGAGGTGGTGGGCGTCCCGGCGCCGCGGACGCTGGCCGACGGTTCGGGGCCCGTCGACTGGTCCTACCTCAACCACCTCGTCGTCAACGACGGCGTCATCGCCTGCACCTTCGCCGACGAGCAGGACGAGCGGGCTCTCGGGATCCTCGCGGACGCCTATCCCGGTCGTCGGGTCGTCGGCGTCGACGCACGGCCGCTGTTCGACCGCGGCGGCGGGGTCCACTGCATCACCCAGCAGCAGCCGGCCGTCTGA
- the rpoB gene encoding DNA-directed RNA polymerase subunit beta, protein MSTAQTPSGRLSFAKIREPLEVPDLLALQTESFDWLLGNERWQARVAAAKAEGRTDVPDRSGLEEIFEEISPIEDFSGSMSLSFRDHRFEETRKTIEACKERDQTYDAPLFVTAEFMNAQTGEIKSQTVFMGDFPLMTERGTFIINGTERVVVSQLVRSPGVYFERTPDKTSDKDIYTTKIIPSRGAWLEFEIDKRDMVGVRVDRKRKQSVTVLLKALGWTEAQILEEFGDFESMRLTLEKDHTQGQDDALLDIYRKLRPGEPPTKEAAQTLLDNLYFNPKRYDLAKVGRYKINKKLGLDGSINDSTLAIDDIVATIKFLVTLHDGRDSMQGVKNGEPIDVRVEVDDIDHFGNRRLRSVGELIQNQVRTGLSRMERVVRERMTTQDVEAITPQTLINIRPVVASIKEFFGTSQLSQFMDQNNPLAGLTHKRRLSALGPGGISRDRAQMEVRDVHHSHYGRMCPIETPEGPNIGLIGSLASYGRINAFGFIETPYRKVNEGVVSDEVHYLSADEEDKYVVAQANARVDEDGRFAEDRVLVRRKGEVELIPGEDVDYMDVSPRQMVSAATAMIPFLEHDDANRALMGANMQRQAVPLVKSEAPLVGTGMEFRAALDSGDVVRAEKAGVVQEVSADLVTVANDDGTYQTYRIAKFARSNQGTSYNQVVVVNEGDRVETGGVIADGPATDGGEMALGRNLLVAFMSWEGHNYEDAIILSQRLVQDDVLSSIHIEEHEVDARDTKLGPEEITRDIPNVSEDVLADLDERGIIRVGAEVRDGDLLVGKVTPKGETELTPEERLLRAIFGEKAREVRDTSLKVPHGETGTVIGVKEFRADLGDDLPPGVNQLVRVYVANKRKITDGDKLAGRHGNKGVISKILPVEDMPFLEDGTPVDVILNPHGVPRRMNLGQILELHLGWAANRGWKIEGNPEWAKQIPADAHEAPPGSRVATPVFDGASEDVVTGLLDSTLKTRDGVRLIDGTGKTRLFDGRSGEPFPEPVAVGYMYILKLHHLVDDKIHARSTGPYSMITQQPLGGKAQFGGQRFGEMEVWALEAYGAAYTLQELLTIKSDDVPGRVKVYEAIVKGENIPDSGIPESFKVLLKEMQSLCLNVEVLNSEGTTIEMKESDEEVFRAAEELGIDLSRREPSSVEEV, encoded by the coding sequence ATGTCCACCGCACAGACCCCCTCCGGGCGTCTGTCCTTCGCGAAGATTCGCGAACCCCTCGAGGTCCCCGACCTCCTTGCCCTTCAGACGGAGAGCTTTGACTGGCTGCTCGGCAACGAGCGGTGGCAGGCTCGCGTCGCCGCCGCCAAGGCCGAGGGCCGCACTGACGTCCCTGACCGGTCCGGACTCGAGGAGATCTTCGAGGAGATCTCCCCGATCGAGGACTTCAGCGGCTCGATGTCGCTGTCGTTCCGAGACCACCGGTTCGAGGAGACCCGCAAGACGATCGAGGCGTGCAAGGAGCGCGACCAGACGTACGACGCACCCCTGTTCGTGACCGCCGAGTTCATGAACGCCCAGACCGGCGAGATCAAGAGCCAGACGGTCTTCATGGGTGACTTCCCGCTCATGACCGAGCGCGGCACCTTCATCATCAACGGCACCGAGCGGGTCGTCGTCTCACAGCTCGTCCGCAGCCCGGGCGTCTACTTCGAGCGCACCCCCGACAAGACGTCCGACAAGGACATCTACACGACGAAGATCATCCCGAGCCGTGGTGCCTGGCTCGAGTTCGAGATCGACAAGCGCGACATGGTCGGCGTCCGCGTCGACCGCAAGCGCAAGCAGTCCGTCACGGTGCTGCTCAAGGCCCTCGGCTGGACCGAGGCCCAGATCCTCGAGGAGTTCGGCGACTTCGAGTCGATGCGACTGACCCTCGAGAAGGACCACACGCAGGGCCAGGACGACGCGCTCCTCGACATCTACCGCAAGCTGCGTCCGGGTGAGCCGCCGACCAAGGAGGCCGCCCAGACCCTGCTGGACAACCTCTACTTCAACCCGAAGCGCTACGACCTCGCCAAGGTCGGCCGCTACAAGATCAACAAGAAGCTCGGCCTCGACGGCTCGATCAACGACTCGACCCTCGCGATCGACGACATCGTCGCGACGATCAAGTTCCTCGTCACGCTCCACGACGGGCGCGACTCGATGCAGGGCGTCAAGAACGGCGAGCCGATCGACGTCCGCGTCGAGGTCGACGACATCGACCACTTCGGCAACCGTCGCCTCCGCTCCGTCGGTGAGCTCATCCAGAACCAGGTCCGCACCGGCCTGTCCCGGATGGAGCGGGTCGTCCGCGAGCGCATGACGACGCAGGACGTCGAGGCGATCACCCCGCAGACCCTGATCAACATCCGCCCCGTGGTGGCGTCGATCAAGGAGTTCTTCGGCACGTCGCAGCTCTCGCAGTTCATGGACCAGAACAACCCCCTCGCGGGTCTGACGCACAAGCGTCGGCTGTCCGCGCTCGGCCCGGGTGGTATCTCCCGGGACCGCGCCCAGATGGAGGTCCGCGACGTCCACCACTCGCACTACGGCCGCATGTGCCCGATCGAGACTCCGGAAGGCCCGAACATCGGCCTCATCGGCTCGTTGGCCTCCTACGGGCGGATCAACGCGTTCGGCTTCATCGAGACGCCGTACCGCAAGGTGAACGAGGGTGTCGTCAGCGACGAGGTGCACTACCTGTCGGCCGACGAGGAGGACAAGTACGTCGTCGCCCAGGCCAACGCCCGGGTCGACGAGGACGGCCGCTTCGCCGAGGACCGCGTCCTCGTGCGCCGCAAGGGTGAGGTCGAGCTCATCCCCGGCGAGGACGTCGACTACATGGACGTCTCCCCGCGCCAGATGGTGTCGGCCGCGACAGCGATGATCCCCTTCCTCGAGCACGACGACGCCAACCGCGCCCTCATGGGGGCCAACATGCAGCGTCAGGCCGTCCCGCTCGTCAAGAGCGAGGCGCCGCTCGTCGGCACCGGCATGGAGTTCCGTGCCGCGCTCGACTCCGGTGACGTCGTCCGCGCCGAGAAGGCCGGCGTCGTCCAGGAGGTCTCCGCCGACCTGGTCACCGTCGCCAACGACGACGGCACGTACCAGACCTACCGGATCGCCAAGTTCGCCCGGTCCAACCAGGGCACGAGCTACAACCAGGTCGTCGTCGTCAACGAGGGCGACCGGGTGGAGACCGGTGGCGTCATCGCCGACGGTCCCGCGACGGACGGCGGCGAGATGGCGCTCGGGCGCAACCTGCTCGTCGCGTTCATGTCGTGGGAGGGCCACAACTACGAGGACGCGATCATCCTCAGCCAGCGTCTCGTCCAGGACGACGTCCTCTCCTCGATCCACATCGAGGAGCACGAGGTCGACGCCCGCGACACGAAGCTCGGGCCGGAGGAGATCACCCGGGACATCCCGAACGTCTCCGAGGACGTCCTGGCCGACCTCGACGAGCGCGGCATCATCCGCGTCGGCGCCGAGGTCCGCGACGGCGACCTGCTCGTCGGCAAGGTGACGCCCAAGGGCGAGACCGAGCTGACGCCCGAGGAGCGACTGCTCCGCGCGATCTTCGGCGAGAAGGCCCGCGAGGTGCGGGACACGTCGCTCAAGGTCCCGCACGGTGAGACCGGCACGGTCATCGGCGTCAAGGAGTTCCGCGCCGACCTCGGCGACGACCTGCCCCCGGGTGTGAACCAGCTCGTCCGCGTCTACGTCGCGAACAAGCGCAAGATCACCGACGGTGACAAGCTCGCCGGCCGGCACGGCAACAAGGGCGTCATCTCCAAGATCCTGCCCGTCGAGGACATGCCGTTCCTCGAGGACGGCACGCCCGTCGACGTCATCCTCAACCCGCACGGTGTGCCGCGCCGGATGAACCTCGGTCAGATCCTCGAGCTGCACCTCGGCTGGGCCGCCAACCGCGGCTGGAAGATCGAGGGCAACCCGGAGTGGGCCAAGCAGATCCCGGCCGACGCCCACGAGGCGCCCCCCGGCTCCCGGGTCGCGACGCCGGTCTTCGACGGTGCCTCCGAGGATGTCGTCACCGGACTGCTCGACTCGACCCTGAAGACCCGCGACGGCGTCCGTCTCATCGACGGCACCGGCAAGACCCGGCTCTTCGACGGCCGCTCCGGCGAGCCGTTCCCCGAGCCGGTCGCGGTGGGCTACATGTACATCCTCAAGCTGCACCACCTCGTCGACGACAAGATCCACGCTCGGTCGACGGGTCCGTACTCCATGATCACCCAGCAGCCGCTCGGCGGTAAGGCCCAGTTCGGTGGCCAGCGCTTCGGTGAGATGGAGGTGTGGGCGCTCGAGGCGTACGGCGCCGCCTACACGCTGCAGGAGCTGCTGACGATCAAGTCCGACGACGTGCCCGGTCGCGTCAAGGTCTACGAGGCCATCGTCAAGGGCGAGAACATCCCTGACTCGGGCATCCCGGAGTCGTTCAAGGTCCTCCTCAAGGAGATGCAGTCCCTGTGTCTCAACGTCGAGGTCCTGAACTCCGAGGGCACGACGATCGAGATGAAGGAATCCGACGAAGAGGTCTTCCGCGCGGCGGAGGAGCTCGGCATCGACCTGAGCCGGCGTGAGCCGTCCAGCGTCGAGGAAGTCTGA